One Triticum dicoccoides isolate Atlit2015 ecotype Zavitan chromosome 4B, WEW_v2.0, whole genome shotgun sequence genomic window carries:
- the LOC119295265 gene encoding DEAD-box ATP-dependent RNA helicase FANCM-like isoform X1 — translation MSTSAPPPPPQPSAAPSSGLAPSAAVPSFHGPSTGVARQSTLDRFVDSFTRRQAAKDRPLPAPSVPVEAAVPPGGGGAHFVDRGDEGCSRKASEEKVVDRPRTAALDRFVDAFTKRQAAKERPPPAPAVPVAAAVPPGGGGAHFAVRGDEGCLRRGSEEEVAEGSCTVALDHEAVQTWIYPTNVEVREYQRYIVQKALFTNTLVALPTGLGKTFIAAVVMYNYFRWFPEGKIVFTAPSRPLVTQQIEACHNIVGIPQKWAIDMKGNLSPSTRSSLWKSKRVFFVTPQILENDIQSGICMVKQLVCLVIDEAHRASGNHAYCVAVRQLVAAGVPLRILALTATPGSKQPNIQAVINNLCISELIHRDGSDLEVKRYVNTRTVELLKVPVGSDTTQVNAMILDLINTHVVQLRAAGVIDNRDAANWNPHQLLILRTKFSQAPPPNIPLEKKKEIHKSFAALVSLCHVSKMLWSHGIKPAHESIKAKLKEGHSWNFASKNQTFWDAMNMMQKISSEGLPSPKVQKLAEVLVDHFHKNDSKDSRVIIFSNFRESVNEILGSLRDSGGGLFRPAQFIGQSSTGDRLKGQTQKMQQAILQKFRAGDYNILVATSIGEEGLDIMEVDLVICFDANVSPLRMIQRMGRTGRKHEGRVVVLACEGPELQGYMKKQGSARTMKNLLRKGNAFEYHSSPRMVPHVYSPEVKYVKLSIEKYVHCSKKRKVDVSGTPHILNKVSEEDGLLIAQYFSSSKEDTWKPSLVAFPSFQVSPCDIYRVPHSYRTTDMLIDTMQQLQDVSFSKTKCGSPLQEPTYVAAFEDQALEGHHFSSGEVSLSKSASVPSSLVNKYPLHSFFSGEYVAVDVRGYVSITFVPALPRISEFHKDTRNVNWEHTIQNKTTSKLTADASGQITDSVYSSKLIFAGNALNSAPHFPECWEQCNQADGTHVLSPSTPSKTVTSPIEKWDTPCNAKLASPVLSGQEDMELSPRLTHYIEEGIVPESPVLEVSHEQLEIDSAADLGFLAKVSSSKSHIQGAQHNRPECSDGPLSFAREGQFPAGVTEHHGSSSEKNILVQTQAETEEPVCSSKAKIYCSPAAHTPTANLLCDSMSDDWQPKSVGNTSGSVQQLPKYRRLRKCGDKIKRVSSLSLNERYNGSVGEQCDQMEHDVGNRRKAKRRMDIYIDEEVEVSEDADISPDEDDDRGEDKYEDSFIDDQTTPTGQFTQSEQGGEYSNTNDMMAFYRRSLLSQSTVVLPSRYQDVSDNSVSRAGSASCSSGNLHNPIETPQGIPQIYGTTDPSPIGHQQMSLERDSSIKEQGEATVVNCESTTKPDSRKRKLSFEHAASIPVINLEPEPAPPSSHVATEVGNDIYWDDAFFENLDFDAIEAQATEQLRLQKAQSAQKPTETKRASDVSFTPPSFDLGI, via the exons ATGTCGAcctcagccccgccgccgccgccccagccctcGGCCGCCCCGTCGTCGGGCCTCGCTCCCTCGGCCGCGGTGCCCTCCTTCCACGGGCCGTCCACGGGAGTCGCGCGGCAGTCGACACTCGACCGCTTCGTCGACTCATTCACCAGGAGGCAGGCTGCGAAGGATAGGCCGCTCCCTGCGCCGTCGGTTCCTGTGGAGGCAGCAGTGCCGCCTGGTGGTGGCGGGGCGCACTTTGTGGACCGTGGCGATGAGGGGTGCTCGCGGAAGGCGAGTGAGGAGAAGGTCGTGGACCGGCCACGCACTGCGGCGCTCGACCGCTTCGTCGACGCGTTCACCAAGAGGCAGGCTGCGAAGGAGAGGCCGCCCCCTGCACCGGCGGTTCCTGTGGCGGCAGCGGTGCCACCTGGTGGTGGCGGGGCGCACTTTGCGGTCCGTGGCGATGAGGGGTGCTTGCGTAGGGGGAGCGAGGAGGAGGTTGCGGAGGGGTCCTGCACCGTGGCGCTCGACCACGAGGCAGTGCAGACGTGGATCTATCCAA CTAATGTGGAAGTCCGAGAGTACCAACGATATATTGTCCAAAAGGCTTTGTTTACAAATACACTAGTAGCCCTTCCAACTGGACTTGGCAAAACTTTTATCGCAGCCGTGGTGATGTATAACTATTTTAGATGGTTTCCTGAAG GTAAAATAGTATTCACAGCCCCTTCGCGTCCTCTTGTCACTCAGCAAATTGAGGCATGTCATAATATAGTGGGTATACCGCAG AAGTGGGCGATTGATATGAAAGGGAATCTAAGCCCTTCAACGAGATCAAGCTTGTGGAAGTCTAAACGAGTGTTCTTTGTCACTCCACAGATTCTTGAGAATGATATACAATCTG GTATATGCATGGTGAAACAACTAGTTTGCTTGGTGATAGATGAAGCTCATAGAGCTTCGGGAAATCATGCTTACTGTGTTGCTGTTCGCCAG TTGGTGGCAGCTGGTGTGCCGCTAAGAATTTTAGCTTTAACTGCGACACCAGGAT CAAAACAGCCAAATATCCAAGCTGTCATCAACAATTTATGCATCTCAGAGTTGATTCATCGTGATGGAAGTGATCTTGAAGTCAAACGATATGTTAACACACGTACAGTTGAACTCTTAAAG GTTCCTGTTGGCAGTGATACAACTCAAGTCAATGCTATGATTTTGGATCTTATAAATACACATGTTGTTCAGTTACGTGCTGCTGGGGTGATTGATAACAGGGATGCTGCAAAT TGGAACCCACATCAGTTGCTTATTTTAAGGACGAAATTCAGCCAAGCACCTCCACCAAATATTCCtctggaaaagaaaaaggaaattcaTAAATCTTTTGCAGCTCTCGTGTCACTTTGTCATGTGAGTAAAATGCTTTGGAGCCATGGAATCAAGCCAGCACATGAGTCGATTAAAGCCAAGTTGAAAGAAGG GCACTCATGGAATTTTGCTTCAAAGAATCAAACCTTTTGGGATGCAATGAATATGATGCAGAAGATCTCATCTGAAGGCTTACCCAGTCCAAAGGTGCAGAAATTGGCAGAAGTGTTGGTTGATCACTTCC ACAAAAATGATTCCAAGGACTCACGGGTGATTATCTTTTCAAATTTCCGGGAAAGTGTCAA TGAGATTCTCGGTTCATTAAGAGACAGTGGTGGCGGACTTTTCAGACCCGCACAGTTCATCGGTCAAAGCTCTACAG GTGACCGACTGAAGGGCCAGACACAGAAAATGCAACAAGCTATTTTACAG AAATTTCGAGCTGGGGATTACAATATTTTGGTGGCAACATCAATTGGTGAGGAAGGTCTAGATATTATGGAGGTGGATCTTGTGATTTGTTTCGATGCCAATGTCTCTCCATTAAGGATGATCCAACGAATGGGAAGGACTGGGCGGAAGCACGAAGGACGAGTTG TGGTTTTGGCTTGTGAAGGACCAGAGCTGCAAGGGTACATGAAGAAACAAGGAAGTGCTCGGACAATGAAGAATCTTCTGCGTAAAGGGAACGCCTTTGAATACCATTCTAGTCCCAGGATG GTTCCACATGTCTATAGCCCAGAAGTTAAATATGTTAAATTATCAATAGAGAAGTATGTCCATTGCTCAAAGAAAAGGAAAGTTGATGTGAGTGGCACACCACACATTTTGAACAAAGTTTCAGAGGAAGATGGCCTATTGATTGCTCAGTActtcagttcaagcaaagaagataCTTGGAAACCATCTCTTGTTGCGTTCCCTAGTTTCCAGGTTTCTCCATGTGATATCTATAGAGTGCCTCATTCCTATCGAACTACAGATATGCTAATCGATACTATGCAACAACTTCAAGATGTTTCTTTCTCTAAAACTAAG TGTGGAAGCCCTTTACAAGAACCTACTTATGTAGCAGCTTTTGAGGATCAGGCGTTGGAAGGTCATCACTTTTCTTCTGGAGAAGTGTCATTGAGTAAAAGTGCTAGTGTGCCAAGTTCACTGGTCAACAAATATCCTCTCCACTCATTCTTCAGTGGGGAATATGTAGCTGTGGATGTTAGAGGCTATGTTTCTATCACCTTTGTACCTGCCTTACCGAGGATATCTGAGTTCCATAAGGATACAAGGAATGTAAATTGGGAACATACAATCCAGAACAAGACTACTTCGAAATTGACGGCAGATGCCAGTGGGCAAATAACAGATAGCGTTTATTCGAGTAAATTGATCTTTGCTGGCAATGCATTAAATTCAGCTCCTCATTTCCCTGAATGTTGGGAGCAATGTAACCAAGCTGATGGCACACATGTACTTTCGCCCAGTACTCCATCTAAAACGGTTACAAGTCCAATAGAAAAATGGGACACACCATGCAATGCTAAACTAGCAAGCCCAGTTTTGTCAGGTCAGGAAGACATGGAACTTAGTCCTAGGTTAACACATTATATTGAAGAAGGAATTGTTCCTGAATCTCCAGTCCTTGAAGTAAGCCACGAACAATTAGAAATAGACAGTGCTGCTGATCTTGGTTTTCTTGCAAAGGTTAGTTCTTCAAAGTCACACATTCAGGGAGCTCAACACAATCGGCCAGAATGTAGTGATGGGCCACTAAGCTTTGCGAGAGAAGGTCAATTTCCTGCTGGTGTCACGGAACATCATGGTTCGTCAAGCGAGAAGAATATCCTAGTTCAGACTCAAGCAGAAACAGAAGAGCCAGTGTGTTCTTCAAAGGCAAAAATCTACTGCAGTCCTGCTGCTCATACCCCCACTGCAAATCTACTGTGTGATAGTATGTCTGATGATTGGCAGCCTAAGTCGGTAGGGAATACATCAGGATCAGTACAGCAATTACCGAAGTACAGAAGACTCCGCAAATGTGGTGACAAGATCAAACGAGTATCCTCATTGTCTTTGAATGAAAGATATAATGGATCTGTAGGAGAACAATGTGATCAGATGGAGCATGATGTTG GAAACAGAAGGAAGGCCAAGAGGCGTATGGATATATATATTGACGAGGAAGTCGA AGTGTCTGAAGATGCTGACATTTCAccggatgaggatgatgatcgggGTGAAGATAAATACGAAGATAGCTTTATTGATGACCAGACAACTCCTACTGGCCAATTCACTCAGAGTGAACAAGGTGGTGAATACAGTAACACTAACGACATGATGGCATTCTACAG ACGATCACTACTTAGTCAGTCAACGGTAGTCCTgccctctagataccaagatgtctCTGATAATTCTGTTTCCAGAGCTGGAAGTGCAAGCTGTTCATCAGGGAACTTGCACAATCCTATCGAGACTCCACAAGGGATTCCTCAAATATATGGTACCACTGACCCAAGTCCTATAGGTCACCAGCAAATGTCCCTGGAGAGAGACAGTTCGATAAAGGAGCAGGGTGAAGCAACTGTGGTCAATTGCGAATCAACCACCAAACCAGATAGCAGAAAGAGAAAACTAAGCTTCGAGCATGCCGCCTCAATCCCTGTCATAAACCTTGAACCGGAACCAGCACCACCTTCCTCACATGTTGCTACTGAAGTCGGTAATGACATATACTGGGACGATGCTTTCTTTGAGAACCTTGATTTTGATGCAATTGAAGCACAAGCGACCGAGCAACTTAGACTCCAGAAAGCACAATCAGCACAAAAACCAACGGAAACTAAGCGAGCATCTGATGTCAGCTTCACGCCTCCTTCGTTTGATCTTGGGATCTGA
- the LOC119295265 gene encoding DEAD-box ATP-dependent RNA helicase FANCM-like isoform X2 — MKGNLSPSTRSSLWKSKRVFFVTPQILENDIQSGICMVKQLVCLVIDEAHRASGNHAYCVAVRQLVAAGVPLRILALTATPGSKQPNIQAVINNLCISELIHRDGSDLEVKRYVNTRTVELLKVPVGSDTTQVNAMILDLINTHVVQLRAAGVIDNRDAANWNPHQLLILRTKFSQAPPPNIPLEKKKEIHKSFAALVSLCHVSKMLWSHGIKPAHESIKAKLKEGHSWNFASKNQTFWDAMNMMQKISSEGLPSPKVQKLAEVLVDHFHKNDSKDSRVIIFSNFRESVNEILGSLRDSGGGLFRPAQFIGQSSTGDRLKGQTQKMQQAILQKFRAGDYNILVATSIGEEGLDIMEVDLVICFDANVSPLRMIQRMGRTGRKHEGRVVVLACEGPELQGYMKKQGSARTMKNLLRKGNAFEYHSSPRMVPHVYSPEVKYVKLSIEKYVHCSKKRKVDVSGTPHILNKVSEEDGLLIAQYFSSSKEDTWKPSLVAFPSFQVSPCDIYRVPHSYRTTDMLIDTMQQLQDVSFSKTKCGSPLQEPTYVAAFEDQALEGHHFSSGEVSLSKSASVPSSLVNKYPLHSFFSGEYVAVDVRGYVSITFVPALPRISEFHKDTRNVNWEHTIQNKTTSKLTADASGQITDSVYSSKLIFAGNALNSAPHFPECWEQCNQADGTHVLSPSTPSKTVTSPIEKWDTPCNAKLASPVLSGQEDMELSPRLTHYIEEGIVPESPVLEVSHEQLEIDSAADLGFLAKVSSSKSHIQGAQHNRPECSDGPLSFAREGQFPAGVTEHHGSSSEKNILVQTQAETEEPVCSSKAKIYCSPAAHTPTANLLCDSMSDDWQPKSVGNTSGSVQQLPKYRRLRKCGDKIKRVSSLSLNERYNGSVGEQCDQMEHDVGNRRKAKRRMDIYIDEEVEVSEDADISPDEDDDRGEDKYEDSFIDDQTTPTGQFTQSEQGGEYSNTNDMMAFYRRSLLSQSTVVLPSRYQDVSDNSVSRAGSASCSSGNLHNPIETPQGIPQIYGTTDPSPIGHQQMSLERDSSIKEQGEATVVNCESTTKPDSRKRKLSFEHAASIPVINLEPEPAPPSSHVATEVGNDIYWDDAFFENLDFDAIEAQATEQLRLQKAQSAQKPTETKRASDVSFTPPSFDLGI, encoded by the exons ATGAAAGGGAATCTAAGCCCTTCAACGAGATCAAGCTTGTGGAAGTCTAAACGAGTGTTCTTTGTCACTCCACAGATTCTTGAGAATGATATACAATCTG GTATATGCATGGTGAAACAACTAGTTTGCTTGGTGATAGATGAAGCTCATAGAGCTTCGGGAAATCATGCTTACTGTGTTGCTGTTCGCCAG TTGGTGGCAGCTGGTGTGCCGCTAAGAATTTTAGCTTTAACTGCGACACCAGGAT CAAAACAGCCAAATATCCAAGCTGTCATCAACAATTTATGCATCTCAGAGTTGATTCATCGTGATGGAAGTGATCTTGAAGTCAAACGATATGTTAACACACGTACAGTTGAACTCTTAAAG GTTCCTGTTGGCAGTGATACAACTCAAGTCAATGCTATGATTTTGGATCTTATAAATACACATGTTGTTCAGTTACGTGCTGCTGGGGTGATTGATAACAGGGATGCTGCAAAT TGGAACCCACATCAGTTGCTTATTTTAAGGACGAAATTCAGCCAAGCACCTCCACCAAATATTCCtctggaaaagaaaaaggaaattcaTAAATCTTTTGCAGCTCTCGTGTCACTTTGTCATGTGAGTAAAATGCTTTGGAGCCATGGAATCAAGCCAGCACATGAGTCGATTAAAGCCAAGTTGAAAGAAGG GCACTCATGGAATTTTGCTTCAAAGAATCAAACCTTTTGGGATGCAATGAATATGATGCAGAAGATCTCATCTGAAGGCTTACCCAGTCCAAAGGTGCAGAAATTGGCAGAAGTGTTGGTTGATCACTTCC ACAAAAATGATTCCAAGGACTCACGGGTGATTATCTTTTCAAATTTCCGGGAAAGTGTCAA TGAGATTCTCGGTTCATTAAGAGACAGTGGTGGCGGACTTTTCAGACCCGCACAGTTCATCGGTCAAAGCTCTACAG GTGACCGACTGAAGGGCCAGACACAGAAAATGCAACAAGCTATTTTACAG AAATTTCGAGCTGGGGATTACAATATTTTGGTGGCAACATCAATTGGTGAGGAAGGTCTAGATATTATGGAGGTGGATCTTGTGATTTGTTTCGATGCCAATGTCTCTCCATTAAGGATGATCCAACGAATGGGAAGGACTGGGCGGAAGCACGAAGGACGAGTTG TGGTTTTGGCTTGTGAAGGACCAGAGCTGCAAGGGTACATGAAGAAACAAGGAAGTGCTCGGACAATGAAGAATCTTCTGCGTAAAGGGAACGCCTTTGAATACCATTCTAGTCCCAGGATG GTTCCACATGTCTATAGCCCAGAAGTTAAATATGTTAAATTATCAATAGAGAAGTATGTCCATTGCTCAAAGAAAAGGAAAGTTGATGTGAGTGGCACACCACACATTTTGAACAAAGTTTCAGAGGAAGATGGCCTATTGATTGCTCAGTActtcagttcaagcaaagaagataCTTGGAAACCATCTCTTGTTGCGTTCCCTAGTTTCCAGGTTTCTCCATGTGATATCTATAGAGTGCCTCATTCCTATCGAACTACAGATATGCTAATCGATACTATGCAACAACTTCAAGATGTTTCTTTCTCTAAAACTAAG TGTGGAAGCCCTTTACAAGAACCTACTTATGTAGCAGCTTTTGAGGATCAGGCGTTGGAAGGTCATCACTTTTCTTCTGGAGAAGTGTCATTGAGTAAAAGTGCTAGTGTGCCAAGTTCACTGGTCAACAAATATCCTCTCCACTCATTCTTCAGTGGGGAATATGTAGCTGTGGATGTTAGAGGCTATGTTTCTATCACCTTTGTACCTGCCTTACCGAGGATATCTGAGTTCCATAAGGATACAAGGAATGTAAATTGGGAACATACAATCCAGAACAAGACTACTTCGAAATTGACGGCAGATGCCAGTGGGCAAATAACAGATAGCGTTTATTCGAGTAAATTGATCTTTGCTGGCAATGCATTAAATTCAGCTCCTCATTTCCCTGAATGTTGGGAGCAATGTAACCAAGCTGATGGCACACATGTACTTTCGCCCAGTACTCCATCTAAAACGGTTACAAGTCCAATAGAAAAATGGGACACACCATGCAATGCTAAACTAGCAAGCCCAGTTTTGTCAGGTCAGGAAGACATGGAACTTAGTCCTAGGTTAACACATTATATTGAAGAAGGAATTGTTCCTGAATCTCCAGTCCTTGAAGTAAGCCACGAACAATTAGAAATAGACAGTGCTGCTGATCTTGGTTTTCTTGCAAAGGTTAGTTCTTCAAAGTCACACATTCAGGGAGCTCAACACAATCGGCCAGAATGTAGTGATGGGCCACTAAGCTTTGCGAGAGAAGGTCAATTTCCTGCTGGTGTCACGGAACATCATGGTTCGTCAAGCGAGAAGAATATCCTAGTTCAGACTCAAGCAGAAACAGAAGAGCCAGTGTGTTCTTCAAAGGCAAAAATCTACTGCAGTCCTGCTGCTCATACCCCCACTGCAAATCTACTGTGTGATAGTATGTCTGATGATTGGCAGCCTAAGTCGGTAGGGAATACATCAGGATCAGTACAGCAATTACCGAAGTACAGAAGACTCCGCAAATGTGGTGACAAGATCAAACGAGTATCCTCATTGTCTTTGAATGAAAGATATAATGGATCTGTAGGAGAACAATGTGATCAGATGGAGCATGATGTTG GAAACAGAAGGAAGGCCAAGAGGCGTATGGATATATATATTGACGAGGAAGTCGA AGTGTCTGAAGATGCTGACATTTCAccggatgaggatgatgatcgggGTGAAGATAAATACGAAGATAGCTTTATTGATGACCAGACAACTCCTACTGGCCAATTCACTCAGAGTGAACAAGGTGGTGAATACAGTAACACTAACGACATGATGGCATTCTACAG ACGATCACTACTTAGTCAGTCAACGGTAGTCCTgccctctagataccaagatgtctCTGATAATTCTGTTTCCAGAGCTGGAAGTGCAAGCTGTTCATCAGGGAACTTGCACAATCCTATCGAGACTCCACAAGGGATTCCTCAAATATATGGTACCACTGACCCAAGTCCTATAGGTCACCAGCAAATGTCCCTGGAGAGAGACAGTTCGATAAAGGAGCAGGGTGAAGCAACTGTGGTCAATTGCGAATCAACCACCAAACCAGATAGCAGAAAGAGAAAACTAAGCTTCGAGCATGCCGCCTCAATCCCTGTCATAAACCTTGAACCGGAACCAGCACCACCTTCCTCACATGTTGCTACTGAAGTCGGTAATGACATATACTGGGACGATGCTTTCTTTGAGAACCTTGATTTTGATGCAATTGAAGCACAAGCGACCGAGCAACTTAGACTCCAGAAAGCACAATCAGCACAAAAACCAACGGAAACTAAGCGAGCATCTGATGTCAGCTTCACGCCTCCTTCGTTTGATCTTGGGATCTGA